Genomic segment of Bemisia tabaci chromosome 9, PGI_BMITA_v3:
CATTAAAGCAAAAGGAGCTCCGTACCTTGCAAACCCTATACACATATCCTTTTatcctttttacaaaaaaagtatACCTTCAATGTCTAGGTAATCCTCGGCAAGAATAGGGGGTCCTTTGTCGATGGGCTTTCCACTTCCGTTAAAAACTCGACCCAACATGTCTTCCGACACGGGTGCCCTCAGAATGTCACCAGTAAACTCACAAAGGGTATTTTTAGCATCAATTCCTGACGTGCCTTCGAAGACctgcaaaaacaaaaatgaaagacCACGATGAAGGGACGGATGAAAGACTTTGCTTGGGGATTATGCCAGGGTTAccatatttatttaatttcgaattccctgactttccctgagtTTTCCCTAACCATTTTTGCTTTTTCCtgtctccaaaattttccaacTCCCTGACTTTCTCTGACCTTCGAACAGAATTTCTAGGTTCTTTTTTATCTCTTAAAATAAGCTATTTTCCCCCAAACTTTGGACAAAACTTCCTACTTAAAGATCAGATAGTAAATAAAAGTGTTCAGTAACAGGTTAAAAGATGAAGGCCTTAAAAAGACCAGATGGGTAAACGATCGGAAGGTCAGATTAGTGGTTGtgtcaaaaattccctgacttccccTGATTTTCTAGACAGCCGGTAACCCTGTAAGCATCACAAGcaatttttcataggttttacTGTGCTAAAAGATCGCTTGAAAATCTATACAGATATTTTCAGTTTATCAGTGAggtaattcaaaattgaaaattgggtAAATTCATTACTCACTTgcaatgcaatttttatccTGCCGATGCGTTTTGAGCCGCTCGCTTAAAACGTATCGGCCTGATAAAATTACGTCGCAAGtgagaaacaaatttcaaaattttaattacctGACTACAGCTTGCGCAGAAAATCTCCCTTGGTTCAATGATTGTTTTAAAGTTCTTCACATCAGCTTCAGCAACTTTTAATTTACACCAGTTATAACGTGACAAATTTTGAGAGGCTTCAGAAtcctttctaaatttttttatggcTTCGTTACAAGCCTGTGCTGTGAGACTCTGTATTCTCTTGATGACTCCTCTCATCAGATTGTGAATTATGCGGATCCTTgcaaaaataaggaaataaaCAAAATAGTAGAGGTGGAACATACCTGGACAACAGCTTTTGAACTGCTGACTTCCAGAACTTGCCCAGACCGAAGTGTGCCATCAGCCAAGCGCAGCTGTACAATTTCTGCATACTTGGGGAACTTGACATCATCAAGAATGACCAGCGGTCCATTGACACCAGAAACAGTACGGTATGCTGAAACAAAGATTGCGCAAGTGAGTATAGTGTTCTGACAAGGTGATTTCAATTGCTGATATTCCTAGCTAACAAGAGTGACTTCTTCGGTTTATCAGGGTCATCACTTCGTCAAAAAGATTCAAACATTCTGACAAGGAGCAATGACTCAAGTCTATTGACAATGTGAGCCATGTCAAATGGTGCTGTTACATAATACTTTGCACCATGAAAATAGTTGGCAGAGTTTAGTTCAGTGCCACCTATTTCTGTAACTTATTCTGGCGACAGGTACTTTGTGCACAGCTGTGCTTAGTATTAATCTGCATGTGAAAGGGCATGGGACAGGTGCTGTTGGACACAACAATAGAACCGGAGACAGAAAAAGGCTTAGAACGTAGTTCCAGCGGTACACAAACATCGAACGAAAGGGGGCATGGGCGCAATTTAAATCGGGTGATCCTCTCCAGCGGTTAGGCTGTCTTGGAAGGCAAAGCCGTTTATCAAAGGATCCTTTTGAATTGGGTCATGCATCGTAGAGTGGAGAAAATATCTCATCGTAACTGGCAAGAATAAAGGGTGAATAAGAAGGGTCAACGAAATTAACTGGGACAAAAACATTATCAATGAGGCTCCACTAACCCCACCCATTGAGGTCTGATAAGAGCACGATTGGAACTTCATGAAAAAAGGTGGCGGATGCGAATAAAGTACTTACTCAATCTTGGTTGAGAGACAAAGTCTCTCGATACTGCCATTACATGCTCGAGCGCATCTTGTTTCGCACTTAGACCTGAATTGAGGGCCATTTTCGACGATTTAAGGGGAGAAAATCACTGCAAAACTTCACGGAGCCTGTCGAAGCTTTCAAGCTGTCAGCTGACGGCAGCGTCACGTGATGCGTGAACCAACTAATCCAGAAAACCAACGCCCGAACTTGTACTGGAACTGGAGACTGCatgattaatttttccaataataCTTTCAAAGTCGGCCTTGTTTATTAAACAGCGAtgaagacatgatttgaaatattttaaacagaATCATCATATAATTTGTCTTGTACTGTCAATTAAATCGATGGAAGATTAAGTTGCTCATGGAATTCGTTCGGTTCCGATGAGAAATAGTTGGCATTACCGAAACTCCTCCCCTACGccctttttcttgaaatctaaGTCTTGGTATTGGTCGGAGTGGAAAACATTGTTttagcgggaaatttgaaatcgTGAGATTTGCCTATTCATACGCTTTTCTCTCCCCTAGATAATCTATGTCCTTCCGTTAAAATTGACACTGAATTCCATacacagaaaggaaccgagtcaCCTTTCAATATTGGTTTGTAATATTATACaatataatgaaaatataatatAGTGTTGATGTATTTGTTCAGTATGTTATTATtgtcaaataaattcaaatttttggaaaattacatGAAATAGGAGTTGAATTGAGGTTTACTGGGTAAATATTTACCTTTAACTATTGCAGCTGCCCTTTTTCCTCCGTAAAAAATTCGACGAGACGAaatatcgtcactttccggccaaagtatcacaagcgccatgagacatttaaaaatttccgccaaaaagctgtccgaaaatttccctgaattttatcggtagcacaaagaaaattcagtgaaatttgcgggcagcttcgttgaacaatttctctgtgaaaaaataaaatgggggcagaaatttttaatcatcgcatggcgcttatgatacttaTTGGCTGGAGGGTGACGATATGTCGAATGAGACAATGGGCATTGGATTGGACCTCTAACACTGAGTCTAATGGAGGAATTGAATTTCAAACCTCTCTTTCCCTGGGTGATGATGATGCTACTTGGTTTCTTTCAACTAACTCGGACTTTTTGATAGTTACTTTGAGTCAATCCTaacaagcattttttttttctttgttttttattattattatttttggtttaTTCAAACAAGTTTCATTACATCTGTACAAAAGAGGACATAAAttcaaatataaataattatgaagaaaaaattaaaattgacgatgaaacaaattttgaaaagccggAATCGCATAAAATGCATGTCATCGGCAGGGAGTACCCAAGTAGTGCTCAGAAGTACTTGTGCCCAACAAACATTTGGTTTGGTAGATAAGTAAACGAGATGTTAATGTTACTTACGCAAGTACAATTGAACAATCACTTTAATACTGGATACTAAAACAGCTAGATTCAAAaaggaagtttccaaatttaaccTGTATTAATCTTTTTAGGTaaatactttttcaaaaaaaaatgttacttactggtgaaattttctcttaaaattattttctctttaacattcattatttattttcattaattcattagcgttcatttattcattttttgttatttaataatttattttttaacctttttttttattttttctaaaatattctTTAACTTGAGCTGTTGTAATTTGGTCTTTTTGTTTGATTGTTACACTGCTTCTTTCTTATCTTTTTGGACATACAGTCTGTATATTTGGCAAAGAATAATgagataaataaatagaaaaagaaaatagaagatttgacagtgaaatttactaacttttccatatttttcctaACTATTCAACAACTTGTCACCATGATTAAGCATGGGGTAAAAGCAAACATAAACAGGTACCTCACCAATGggagtgaaaaaataaataagtgcTTCACAGTGATtccttcattattttatttcattcattaaattaattttcacacATTAGCAGTCTTTACAGAAGGCTTTAATaaattttaacttattttaatttattaattttaacaaaatatttcacagaagcTTGGAGATATCTTGATGCAACCAGACAAAAGAAGCCTATGTATACACAGCAATCattgtattttcttttgtttggATGCATTACATTCGATGATttcagaaaatataaaaatattttaattacctACAAATAAATAATATTACAAGTATACCTGAGATAGAGGAATGGAACACATGAGACCACAAGATGAATGTACAAgaaatttggactgcattttgcaatttggagctataaattctaactcatctgaaaaaacacttctgtgcatagggaaactaatggcacatacgttgtttttaaagcgggtcgaaatttatagttcttaatagcagaatgtagtccatttgtgaATTGAATACTAGGAATGTCACTTGTCACAAGGAACAGGAGAAATCCATTTTGGACGGATCAAAAGGCCCCTTCTTTTGATGGACTTGTCAGTTCCCAAAAGACCAAAATAGACAATAAATGACTGAGCAGAGTAAGAATTAAAGAAAATCATTCAAGATATAGTTCGTCGCTCGTATTTCCCACAGAACTGTTACATTACAGGACTGGATACTAAATAATTAACGACGTTTTACTTAAACGATTCATGATATATTTCCTTGTACCCAATTTCGTTACATGATCAAAACAGGGCCGTTCACTTTAGAGCATTTAGGATATTCAAGGATATTTTAAGGCTTCTCAAACATTGTACTTCTTTAACAGGAAACAAAACAATATTCAGCCTTAATTTTTGTGAGAATTCTTCATAAGCTGGAAtaaattcatggaaaatttaAAGGTGTAAGTTGTTATATacttacaattaaaaaaaaaaaaaaaaaaaagatatacaAACAAGTAAGAGGGTTTAGGGTAATGTGAAACACAGTTACATAGTAGTTACACAAGTTAAGAACAAACAATTCTGACAGATTAAGCACAGAGTACTGGCACACATTTTATGTGATACAAAAGGCAAGTCAGAATAAGTTCCTGAGTTGGTAAGGTTCAAACGCCTTGATCTTCGCTTTAAATATTAAAGAGTAAAActgaatgaacattttttcttagttttaattattttcaggaGACacggaaattaataaaaatattaaaaaagatcgcagcaaattaaattaattgttaTGGCAACTTATCATtcttgaatcagtgagaaattaaaaacagaaaatatcGACCATTACAAATTTCTATAATCACGTTCTCATGGACACTTTCTTCGAAATAAGCCAACAAATAGATTGATGAGGAGAAAATACTTCAACATAGTATGGAACCTAAAATGACATTTATGTATAAATACTGAGAGAGGGACCCTGCAAAGTTATTGATTGGCTTATTGACACTAAAACTACATGAACCCATAACTTCGGTTGTGATGTTGGTTACTTTCCTTTTGATAAAGTAAAATGTAAACAGATATAGAAACATCCCAGATGAATTAATACTTAGCGTACCAGATACATCAAATCTTTTACGTCAATTCGAACAACATTCAAAACTAAACAGTTCCAAGTAAAAGGTTCTACTCACAGCGCATTTTTAAGTGTGTAACCAATTAACCATCCTACTTTTGTATTTGAATGCAGAGGGGTAATGGCCACAGAGGAATTTCCCACCCGCATCATGCCCATCCATGTGCTTTGTCACGGCTACTGACTTGGAAAATTCAATGCAGCATAAAGCACACTTGATGTATCTTTCCCCCAGGTACCATTTACAATGTAGAGTCAACGACCTTTTGCTGGGGAATTTTGTGTGACAAATCTTATAATCAAACGATCCTTCACTATGCGTAATTTTCATAAGAGTCTTCAAGCATCCCATTATGGAAAATTCCATAGTTCGCACAGAACAATTAAACAGCCTTGTTTTTTCATGAGATATCAAGTGTTTCTTTAGGGTGATTTGATGGACACCGtatttgtgtcagaacggcatgcaatatatcgcatcaattggttccattttttcagctactcgtcatttttctcgaattttgagatcgcaattctgttgtcaggagactaaagcactcacttaccaattttaacaaataaactcaacgtaataaaggcgtggtttttttagaaagaaaacatcgcattcgatactgatatcaaaactgccctcgaatgcgaggttttctctctaaaaaaaccacgccttcattacattggatttcttcgttaaaattggtaagtgagtgctttagtctcttgacaacagaattgcgatctcaatttttgagaaaaatgataagtagctggaaaaatggaaccaattgatgcgatatatcgcatggcgttctgatacaaaatatggcgtccatcgaatcaccttgaacATGAAGTAGATACAGTTTTGAAGGGTCATAAATtgcacatttttaatttttttaaaatgatcttTTATAATAATCTATTGAtctttttgcataattttcaagtaaatttttaGGTATCCGCTatctgcaaattttgcagatcattatgagcatttgaatggcCTACTTTCTTCATGGACTGCCATAAGTTTCTTTAAAGATGAGGTATTTATAGTTTCGTAAGGACATAAATTGCACTTCGCTGGTTTCTCCATTAAATGAACAACTCTTATGTGTTGGCTGATGGTTTCCCTTGTTTTAAACTTTGCTTTGCACAAATCACAGACGAAAGCTCTTTTTTTTGTGTGCCTCCTCTCATGTACTGATAAATGACTCGAATACTTAAAAGACTTAGGACAAATACTGCAATGGTATGGTCTTTCATCAGAATGTACACGTAGATGTTCTTTCGCACTTCGCGGGTATCTGAATATCGCTGGACATAACTCACATTTAAAAGGCTTTTCAGAGCTGTGCATTCTGCTGTGTTTCACTAAATGTGATTTCAGTTTGAATGATTTACAGCAAACTTTACACTCGAACGGTCTTTTATTGCTGTGCACTGATCTCACATGATCTGACAGTGTTGGCTTCGTACTAAATTTTGCTGTGCAGAGGCCACAGGAATATGGTTTAGCTTTCAAATGAATACTCTCCTTGTGTAAGGTTAAATGCTGATGAAATTTGAACGCCTTGGAGCAAAGATCACAATTGAATGGGCGGTCTTCAATATGCACCTTAAAGTGTTGGagtaaacaatttaattgtcTAAATGATTTGGAGCAAATACTGCATCTGTAAGCTTTTTCAATGCTGTGTGCATCCCTCATATGATTCTCAAACTTCTTTTCAGATTTACACCTCACTTTGCACAAAAAGCATTTATAGTTTCCCCAATGCACAACCCAATGTGCCTTCCAGCTGGACAAATTTTTGCATCGCACAGGACAAACAGCACACctgaataatattttttttttatttgataatcTTCGGCTAGAAGGATTTGTAAGTTTCTGTTGGGGTTTTGGAGGACCAAGTTCTgaggcattttttaaattcatagaGAGTAAATGAGCATTCGATGTGTCCATGTATACTCTGCGACAAAAAATACACGAGCAAAAACTGTTGCTGGAGTGTACCTCACCACGCTTCCGAGCCTCATCAGAAAACATATCCACAAGCTTTACAGTGACATTTGATATGAAGGAAGAGAGGGTCATGGTATCATCATTACATTTTGTATTCTCCACTTCATGGTGTTCCAAGATTCTTGGAGATTGTAGATTGTAGATTCTGCTACAATTTTCAGAGCTGTTTTTGGAATGGTACTCAATTTCACCTTGCTCAGACCTGTTTTCGATTTTCAATGTCTCCTGATACTGTGGCTGATTGCTGCTTAAACTTAGGGGGAAACTGCCTACTAGTTCAGCGGTTACTTCCGGTTTAATCTCATTTTTTACATTAACTCCGACAAGATTAATAGAGATATTTAAGTGCGAAGAAGTACCTCCTTCAAATTCATAACAAGGCTCTTGCTTTATAACAGGCACAATTTGGGCAGAAAATTCCCTTTTAATGACTTTGTGAAAGGGACTTACATCATTGGACTTATATTTAACTGGAGGCATCTTTGAAGTAACATTTGTAGGCGCAGAGTATTTCTCTTTTGCTGTGAGTCTCTGGACTAAGACGACTGGAGATGTCATTTCTTTGTCAACCATGATTCATTGCACAAGACTCTTTGACATTTCTTTCTGCCCTGAAACAGTTGACCCAGTGTTTCATACAACTCTCATCAGTTATGAACTAATTATAGACATAATATGTTGGAAGAGATTTAGATTGACTCTCAATAATGCCAGGCATTTTGGTTTGGAATCGGTTTTTAGTGTTCAAATTGACTTTAGATTGACTTTCAATGATGCGAGGCCCTTCTGCGCTTAAGGGCAATGTTGCCAGATATTACGTTTCAGTGTAGACTGAAAAGACGGAGGCCACAAAATTTCTTACCAGGACCATGTCCATGGGTTTATTTGTTTATTGGACATTATCGTTTAATGCGTTGAAAAAGGTCATCATTTGTACTTATTAGGTTTCTTTCTCAAGTGTGCACTCCTAACATGTTTGCTGATATATTATCTAGGTTTAAATGCCATTTTGCAAATCAGTAATGGAATGAAAAGTCCATGTTTTCGGTGCCTTTTCTTATGAGCTGATACTTGCTGTATAACCAGCTACGTGTACCTAATATCCCATCTATGTCCCTGCTGTAGTGCCACCAAGATTAGTGAACTTTTACATGTCAGCGGGTTTTCAAACAGCTGTGATGTTTTACGATTCAACTGATTTTTGACTTGACTATTCCAAGGACTTAAAAAAGAGTGCTTGCTTCAGGTGCTTGAGTTCCTtctaaaaatttgtttcatcactaatatttttaattttgtgtaattttacaataatttgaGATTTGGGATCGGTGTTTAGTGTTCGAATTTGTTATCTGCTAATACGCAGGATTTTCCATGGGATGTGGTGTCTTCGTatcgatttttcatgaaattctaaTTCACATCTCCTGAAgaacatatttttcatctttgacCTTTGAGGTGAAAATTTCGGGTGAGTACCAAGAAATGATAATGAATTCTAATACAAGTGAAGCAACCAATGACACTTAAAAGACAGCTGCCCGCTGCAAATCAATACCTGGTATACCAGAGGCACTGCATCCTGTTAAATTGATTCTCGCTGCATTTAAAACGAAACACTctttaccaaaaataaaaagaattcagggttctatttagagtgtattttcaaatgagtaattattttctttttgtatttgAAAGCGGAAGGGCAATGGGCGCAGAAGAATTTCCCACCCGCATCATGCCCGTCCATGTGTTTTGTCAAGTCCACTGACTTGGAAAATTCAGTGCAGCATAAATCGCACTTAAATTGTCTTTCCTCTTTGTGCACATTACGATGCAGCGTTAAGGACCTCTTGCGAGGAAATTTCATGTGACAAATCTCACAATCAAACGATCTTCCACTGTGAATAGTTTTCAAGTGAATTTTTAGGTATAGGCTTactgcaaattttgcagaacATAAAGTACATTTAAATGGCCTTGTTTCTTCATGGACTGCCATGTGTTTCTTTAAAGATGAAGTATTTATAGTTTTGTAGGTACATAAATTGCACTTCACTGGTTTCTCCCCTAAATGAACTATTCTTATGTGCTTGCTGATGGTTTCCCTTGTTTTAAACTTTGTTTTGCACAAATCACAGACAAAAGCTCTTTTTTTTGAGTGCCTTTTCTCATGCACAAATAACTGACTCGAATACTTAAAAGACTTGGGACAAATACTGCAAAGGTATGGTTTTTCGTTAGAATGTACACGTAGATGTTCTTTCGCACTTTGCGGGTATCTGAATGTCGCTGGACATAACTCACATTTAAAAGGCTTTTCAGAGCTGTGCATTCTGCTATGTTTCACTAAATGTGACTTCAGTTTGAATGATTTACAGCAAACTTTACACTCAAACGGTCTTTTATTGCTGTGCACTGATCTCATATGATCAGAGAGTATTGGCTTCGTACTGAATTTTGCTGTGCAGAGGTCACAGGAATATGGTTTAGCTTTCAAATGAATATTCTCCTTGTGTACGGTTAAATGCTGATGAATTTTGAATGCCATGGAGCAAAGATCACACTTGAATGGACGATCTTCAATATGCACCTTAAAGTGCTGGAGTAAACAACTTAATAGCCTAAATGATTTGGAGCAAATACTGCATCTGTACGCTTTTCCAATGCTGTGTGCATCCCTCATATGATTCACAAACTTCTTTTCAGATTCACACCTCACTTTGCACAAAAAGCATTTGTAGTTTCCCTTATGCACGACCCAGTGTGCCTTCCAGCTGGAGATATTTTTGCACTGCACTTGACAAACAGCACacctgaataatttttttattttattagatAATCTTTGACCAGAATGATTTGCAAGTTTCTGTTGGGATTTTGGAGGACCATGTTCTgaggcattttttaaattcatagaGAGTAAATGAGCATTTGATGTGTCCATGTATACTCTGCGACAAAAAATACACGAGCAAAAACTGTTGCTGGAGTGTACCTCACCACGCTTCCGAGCCTCATCAGAAAACATATCCACAAGCTTTACAGTGACATTTGATATGAAGGAAGAGAGGGTCATGGTATCATC
This window contains:
- the LOC140225474 gene encoding uncharacterized protein, producing the protein MVDKEMTSPVVLVQRLTAKEKYSAPTNVTSKMPPVKYKSNDVSPFHKVIKREFSAQIVPVIKQEPCYEFEGGTSSHLNISINLVGVNVKNEIKPEVTAELVGSFPLSLSSNQPQYQETLKIENRSEQGEIEYHSKNSSENCSRIYNLQSPRILEHHEVENTKCNDDTMTLSSFISNVTVKLVDMFSDEARKRGEVHSSNSFCSCIFCRRVYMDTSNAHLLSMNLKNASELGPPKPQQKLTNPSSRRLSNKKKILFRCAVCPVRCKNLSSWKAHWVVHWGNYKCFLCKVRCKSEKKFENHMRDAHSIEKAYRCSICSKSFRQLNCLLQHFKVHIEDRPFNCDLCSKAFKFHQHLTLHKESIHLKAKPYSCGLCTAKFSTKPTLSDHVRSVHSNKRPFECKVCCKSFKLKSHLVKHSRMHSSEKPFKCELCPAIFRYPRSAKEHLRVHSDERPYHCSICPKSFKYSSHLSVHERRHTKKRAFVCDLCKAKFKTRETISQHIRVVHLMEKPAKCNLCPYETINTSSLKKLMAVHEESRPFKCS
- the LOC140223761 gene encoding uncharacterized protein, translating into MADEQMTFPVVLIERLAANEKYSVAENDTPKMPPIECKSQDISPSQEVIKREFSAQIVPVIKQEPRYEFEGGTSSHLDISINLVGFNVKNEIKPEVTAELVGSFPLSLSSNQPQYQETLKIENRSEQSEIEYDSKNSSENCSRISPRILEHHEVQNTKCNDDTMTLSSFISNVTVKLVDMFSDEARKRGEVHSSNSFCSCIFCRRVYMDTSNAHLLSMNLKNASEHGPPKSQQKLANHSGQRLSNKIKKLFRCAVCQVQCKNISSWKAHWVVHKGNYKCFLCKVRCESEKKFVNHMRDAHSIGKAYRCSICSKSFRLLSCLLQHFKVHIEDRPFKCDLCSMAFKIHQHLTVHKENIHLKAKPYSCDLCTAKFSTKPILSDHMRSVHSNKRPFECKVCCKSFKLKSHLVKHSRMHSSEKPFKCELCPATFRYPQSAKEHLRVHSNEKPYLCSICPKSFKYSSQLFVHEKRHSKKRAFVCDLCKTKFKTRETISKHIRIVHLGEKPVKCNLCTYKTINTSSLKKHMAVHEETRPFKCTLCSAKFAVSLYLKIHLKTIHSGRSFDCEICHMKFPRKRSLTLHRNVHKEERQFKCDLCCTEFSKSVDLTKHMDGHDAGGKFFCAHCPSAFKYKKKIITHLKIHSK